A stretch of the Bradyrhizobium sp. CCBAU 53351 genome encodes the following:
- the fabF gene encoding beta-ketoacyl-ACP synthase II — translation MRRIVVTGMGAVSPLGCGVELSWRRLLAGQSGLRPLPEWSQALPARIAGLVPDKADDADGGFDPAQAAAPKDQRKMDRFILFALLATVEAVAQAKWTPQDAAALERTATIIASGVGGFPAMAEAVRITEQRGVRRLSPFTIPSFLANLAAGHVSIKYGYKGALGTPVTACAAGVQAIGDAARMIRSGEVDVAICGGAEACIDIVSLGGFAAARALSSGFNDEPARASRPFDRNRDGFVMGEGAGILVIEELEHALARGAAPIAELVGYGTTADAYHMTSGPPDGDGARRAMEIALRQAKLAPEDLQHLNAHATSTPAGDESELGAIAALFGRNRGIAVSATKSATGHLLGAAGGLEAIFTVLALRDQIAPPTLNLENPDAGADGIDIVSGHARPLPMQHAISNGFGFGGVNASVIFRRVD, via the coding sequence ATGCGTCGTATCGTCGTGACGGGAATGGGCGCGGTGTCGCCGCTCGGCTGCGGTGTCGAATTATCCTGGCGCCGGCTGCTCGCCGGCCAAAGCGGGTTGCGCCCGCTGCCGGAATGGTCGCAGGCGCTGCCCGCGCGCATTGCCGGGCTCGTGCCCGACAAGGCCGATGACGCCGACGGCGGCTTCGATCCTGCACAGGCGGCCGCGCCAAAAGACCAGCGCAAGATGGACCGCTTCATCCTGTTCGCGCTGCTCGCCACGGTAGAAGCCGTCGCACAGGCGAAATGGACGCCGCAGGATGCGGCCGCGCTGGAACGGACCGCGACGATCATCGCCTCCGGCGTCGGCGGCTTCCCGGCGATGGCGGAGGCGGTGCGCATCACCGAGCAGCGCGGCGTGCGCCGGCTGTCGCCGTTCACGATCCCCTCGTTCCTGGCCAACCTCGCCGCCGGCCACGTCTCAATCAAATACGGCTACAAGGGCGCCTTGGGCACGCCGGTCACCGCCTGCGCCGCCGGCGTGCAGGCGATCGGCGATGCCGCGCGCATGATCCGATCAGGCGAGGTCGATGTCGCGATCTGCGGTGGCGCAGAGGCCTGCATCGACATCGTCAGCCTCGGCGGCTTCGCCGCGGCACGCGCGCTGTCGAGCGGATTCAACGACGAGCCCGCGCGCGCCTCGCGCCCGTTCGATCGGAATCGCGACGGCTTTGTCATGGGCGAAGGCGCCGGCATTCTCGTCATCGAGGAGCTGGAACATGCGCTCGCCCGCGGCGCCGCGCCGATCGCGGAGCTCGTCGGCTACGGCACGACAGCGGACGCCTATCACATGACGTCGGGTCCGCCCGACGGCGACGGCGCCCGCCGCGCCATGGAGATCGCGCTTCGGCAGGCGAAGCTTGCTCCGGAAGATTTGCAGCACCTGAATGCCCATGCGACCTCCACGCCGGCCGGCGACGAGAGCGAGCTCGGCGCAATCGCCGCATTGTTCGGCCGCAACCGCGGCATTGCCGTCAGCGCGACCAAATCGGCCACCGGCCATCTGCTCGGCGCCGCCGGCGGCCTCGAAGCGATCTTCACCGTGCTCGCCTTGCGCGACCAGATCGCGCCGCCGACGCTCAATCTCGAAAACCCCGATGCGGGCGCTGACGGCATCGACATCGTCTCGGGCCACGCGCGGCCGCTGCCGATGCAGCATGCCATCTCCAACGGCTTTGGCTTCGGCGGGGTGAATGCCAGCGTGATCTTCCGCCGCGTGGACTAA
- a CDS encoding polyprenyl synthetase family protein gives MAVIVPFETPGASIEELVALVAPDMERVNATILSRTGSDVTMIPEVANHLISSGGKRLRPMLTLAMANLAGYTGDGHIKLAASVEFMHTATLLHDDVVDESEMRRGKLSARMLWGNEASVLVGDFLLGQAFRMMVEVGSLRALDILSAAAATIAEGEVMQLAAAKNTATTEDEYLAVIRGKTAELFAAACEVGPVIANRPKAEQTACRSVGMNLGIAFQLVDDVLDYGGKSAKLGKNTGDDFREGKITLPVVLAFRRGNDTERAFWIRALERGEIGDSDLDHAIGLMNKHRALEDTLSRAQHYGAMAVDALALFPSSPMKSALEQVVAFCLARSH, from the coding sequence GTGGCCGTCATCGTACCTTTCGAAACTCCCGGCGCGTCGATCGAAGAGCTGGTTGCCCTTGTCGCCCCTGACATGGAGCGCGTCAACGCCACGATCCTGTCGCGGACCGGTTCGGACGTGACCATGATCCCGGAGGTCGCCAACCATCTGATCTCCTCGGGGGGCAAGCGCCTGCGGCCGATGCTGACGCTCGCCATGGCCAACCTCGCCGGCTACACCGGCGACGGCCACATCAAGCTCGCTGCCTCCGTCGAGTTCATGCATACCGCCACGCTGCTGCACGACGACGTCGTGGACGAGAGCGAGATGCGCCGCGGCAAGCTTTCGGCCCGCATGCTCTGGGGCAATGAGGCGAGCGTGCTGGTCGGCGACTTCCTGCTCGGCCAAGCGTTCCGCATGATGGTCGAGGTCGGCTCGCTGCGCGCACTCGACATCCTCTCCGCGGCGGCCGCCACCATCGCCGAGGGCGAGGTGATGCAGCTTGCGGCCGCCAAGAATACCGCGACCACCGAGGACGAATATCTCGCCGTGATCCGCGGCAAGACCGCCGAGCTGTTTGCGGCGGCCTGCGAGGTCGGCCCCGTCATCGCCAACCGCCCGAAGGCCGAGCAGACCGCCTGCCGCTCGGTCGGCATGAATCTCGGCATCGCCTTCCAGCTCGTCGACGACGTGCTCGACTATGGCGGCAAGAGCGCCAAGCTCGGCAAGAACACCGGCGACGATTTCCGCGAGGGCAAGATCACGCTGCCCGTCGTGCTCGCGTTCCGCCGCGGCAACGACACCGAGCGCGCCTTCTGGATCCGGGCGCTGGAGCGCGGCGAGATCGGCGACAGCGATCTCGATCACGCCATCGGGCTCATGAACAAGCACCGCGCGCTGGAAGACACGCTGAGCCGCGCCCAGCACTACGGCGCGATGGCCGTCGACGCACTGGCACTGTTCCCGTCCTCGCCGATGAAGAGCGCGCTGGAGCAGGTGGTGGCGTTCTGTCTGGCGCGGTCGCATTAG
- a CDS encoding helix-turn-helix domain-containing protein, with translation MQPKLPSIQECPVGRAVETVGEWWSILILRDAFQGATKFDEFSQSLGIAPNILSRRLTHLTASGMFVRRRYHERPPRYEYVLTDKARDFFPVVAALLAWGNRHLAPKGESILLANRKDSRPFDPVVVDATDMQPITLANAVVIAGPRASRGMRTRLASLRAMNPAVAPAGD, from the coding sequence ATGCAGCCCAAATTACCTTCCATCCAGGAGTGCCCCGTCGGCCGGGCCGTTGAGACGGTCGGCGAATGGTGGAGCATTCTGATCCTGCGCGATGCGTTTCAGGGGGCGACGAAATTCGACGAATTCTCGCAAAGCCTCGGCATTGCACCGAACATCTTGTCGCGGCGGCTCACCCATCTCACCGCATCAGGCATGTTCGTCCGGCGCCGCTATCACGAACGGCCGCCGCGCTACGAATATGTGCTGACGGACAAGGCACGGGATTTCTTCCCCGTGGTCGCGGCGCTGCTGGCCTGGGGCAACAGGCATCTCGCGCCGAAGGGCGAATCCATTCTGCTGGCGAACCGCAAGGATAGTCGTCCGTTTGATCCGGTCGTGGTCGATGCCACCGACATGCAACCGATCACACTCGCCAATGCGGTCGTCATCGCAGGTCCCCGTGCGAGCCGCGGGATGCGTACACGACTCGCTTCGCTTAGGGCTATGAACCCGGCCGTCGCGCCGGCTGGAGACTGA
- a CDS encoding DUF2007 domain-containing protein, producing MRELVRTNDMVLVSAIGALLDGANIHHLVLDQNMSIIEGSLGILPRRILVHEDDAQEARELLTEAGLSHELRGDE from the coding sequence TTGCGTGAACTGGTTCGGACCAACGATATGGTGCTGGTGTCGGCGATCGGCGCGCTGCTCGATGGCGCCAATATCCATCATCTGGTGCTGGACCAGAACATGAGCATCATCGAGGGCTCGCTCGGTATCCTGCCGCGGCGGATCCTCGTCCACGAGGACGACGCCCAAGAGGCGAGGGAGCTGCTGACCGAGGCCGGCCTCAGCCACGAACTGCGCGGCGATGAGTGA
- a CDS encoding tRNA1(Val) (adenine(37)-N6)-methyltransferase produces MSEATDITEDAFLGGRLRLKQKRSGHRAGHDAILLAAATEARIGDRVVDFGAGVGTAGLALARRIPGIRLSLVEIDPELAELARDNAAANAIGAETIVLDVTADAQGFASHGLSPDSVDVVLMNPPFNDPARHRGSPDRLRHTAHVATEETLHAWVHAARRILRSNGVLTLIWRADGIADVLEALSRGFGSLAILPVHGEAGRPAIRVLVRAVKGGRAPTRLLSGLMLNDEARVSKNEMIEILEGRAALPLMEP; encoded by the coding sequence ATGAGTGAGGCGACAGATATTACCGAAGACGCCTTTCTCGGCGGGCGGTTGCGCCTCAAGCAGAAGCGGTCCGGCCATCGCGCCGGGCACGATGCCATCCTGCTCGCGGCGGCGACCGAGGCGCGCATCGGAGATCGCGTGGTCGATTTCGGGGCCGGCGTCGGCACGGCCGGGCTGGCGCTGGCCCGGCGTATTCCCGGGATCAGGCTCAGCCTGGTCGAGATCGATCCGGAGCTGGCCGAGCTCGCGCGCGACAACGCGGCGGCAAATGCGATTGGCGCCGAGACGATCGTGCTCGACGTCACGGCCGACGCGCAAGGCTTTGCGTCACATGGGCTGTCGCCCGACAGCGTCGACGTGGTGCTGATGAATCCGCCATTCAACGATCCGGCCCGGCATCGCGGCTCGCCCGATCGGCTGCGTCACACCGCGCATGTAGCAACGGAGGAGACGCTGCATGCGTGGGTGCATGCAGCGCGGCGCATCCTCCGATCGAATGGCGTGCTGACATTGATCTGGCGTGCAGATGGCATCGCCGATGTCCTGGAGGCCCTGTCGCGCGGCTTCGGCAGCCTTGCGATCCTGCCGGTTCACGGCGAGGCGGGGCGGCCCGCGATCCGCGTGCTGGTGCGCGCGGTCAAAGGTGGCCGGGCCCCGACGCGATTGCTGTCGGGCCTCATGCTCAATGATGAGGCGCGCGTTTCAAAAAACGAGATGATCGAGATTTTGGAGGGGAGAGCGGCCTTGCCGCTGATGGAACCTTGA
- the glyS gene encoding glycine--tRNA ligase subunit beta: MPDLLLELFSEEIPARMQAKAADDLRRMVTDKLVAEGLVYEGAKAFATPRRLALTVHGIPARQPDLKTERRGPKIGAPDAAVQGFLKATGLKSLDEAKIQRDPKGDFYIGLIEKPGRDAIDVLAEILPVIIRTFPWPKSMRWGARSGKPGSLNWVRPLHAITATFGLETEEPDVVKFEVDGIQSGQTTYGHRFLAPAPIQVRRFEDYEAKLLNAKVVLDPERRKDAILTDAKQLAFAQGFELVEDQNLLDEVAGLVEWPVVLMGSFEPEFLATPAEVIRATIRNNQKCFVVRDPKTGKLASKFILVANIEATDGGATIIAGNERVIRARLSDAKFFYETDLKTKLEERLPKFEQIVFHEKLGTQAARIKRIERLAAEIAPLVGADVAKATRAAHLAKADLLTEVVGEFPEVQGLMGKYYALAQGEDASVAAACEEHYKPQGPADRVPTDPVSVAVALADKLDTLVGFWAIDEKPTGSKDPYALRRAALGVIRLIAENALRLSLMKVAASALVGLSVKPADASKVPSDLLAFFADRLKVQLREQGARHDLVDAVFALGGQDDLLMIVRRVEALGKFLESDDGKNLLAGTKRASNILSIEEKKDKRTFDGAPDAALYGLAEEKALAKAIDEVKAEASAAVAKEDFAAAMRAMAKLRPPVDAFFDKVRVNDDDAKVRENRLKLLNEIRSATRAVADFSKIQD, translated from the coding sequence ATGCCCGATCTTTTGCTTGAACTGTTCTCGGAAGAGATCCCCGCGCGCATGCAGGCCAAGGCGGCCGACGATCTGCGCCGCATGGTCACCGACAAGCTGGTCGCCGAAGGGCTCGTCTACGAGGGCGCGAAGGCGTTCGCGACGCCGCGCCGCCTCGCGCTCACCGTGCACGGCATTCCCGCGCGTCAGCCGGACCTCAAGACCGAACGCCGTGGCCCGAAAATCGGCGCGCCCGATGCGGCCGTGCAGGGCTTCCTGAAAGCGACGGGTCTGAAGTCGCTGGACGAAGCAAAAATCCAGCGCGATCCCAAGGGTGATTTCTACATCGGCTTGATCGAGAAGCCCGGCCGCGATGCGATCGACGTGCTCGCCGAAATCCTCCCTGTCATTATCCGCACCTTTCCCTGGCCGAAATCGATGCGCTGGGGCGCGCGATCGGGCAAGCCGGGCTCGCTCAATTGGGTGCGCCCGCTGCACGCGATCACCGCGACCTTCGGGCTCGAGACCGAAGAGCCGGATGTCGTGAAGTTCGAGGTGGATGGCATTCAGAGCGGCCAGACGACATATGGCCACCGCTTCCTTGCGCCGGCGCCCATTCAGGTGCGCCGCTTCGAGGACTATGAGGCGAAACTTCTCAACGCCAAGGTCGTGCTCGACCCCGAACGCCGCAAGGACGCGATTCTCACCGACGCCAAGCAGCTTGCGTTTGCGCAAGGATTCGAGCTCGTCGAGGACCAGAACCTGCTCGACGAGGTCGCCGGCCTCGTCGAATGGCCGGTCGTGCTGATGGGCTCGTTCGAGCCGGAATTCCTGGCGACGCCTGCTGAAGTGATCCGCGCCACCATCCGCAACAACCAGAAATGCTTCGTGGTGCGCGATCCCAAAACGGGCAAGCTCGCGAGCAAGTTCATCCTGGTCGCCAACATCGAGGCGACCGATGGTGGTGCGACCATCATCGCCGGCAACGAGCGCGTCATTCGCGCGCGGCTGTCGGATGCGAAGTTTTTCTATGAGACCGACCTGAAGACGAAGCTCGAGGAGCGGCTGCCGAAATTCGAGCAGATCGTGTTCCACGAGAAGCTCGGCACCCAGGCTGCGCGCATCAAGCGCATCGAGCGCCTCGCCGCGGAGATCGCGCCGCTGGTCGGCGCCGATGTCGCCAAGGCGACGCGTGCCGCGCATCTGGCGAAGGCGGATTTGCTGACCGAAGTCGTCGGCGAATTCCCCGAGGTGCAGGGCCTGATGGGCAAGTATTACGCGCTGGCGCAGGGCGAGGATGCGTCCGTCGCGGCTGCGTGTGAGGAGCATTACAAGCCGCAAGGTCCTGCGGATCGCGTGCCGACCGATCCGGTCAGCGTCGCCGTGGCGCTCGCCGACAAGCTCGACACGCTCGTTGGATTCTGGGCCATCGACGAAAAGCCGACCGGCAGCAAGGACCCATATGCGCTGCGCCGCGCAGCACTCGGCGTGATCAGGCTGATCGCCGAGAACGCACTTCGTCTGTCGCTCATGAAGGTGGCAGCGTCCGCGCTCGTCGGCTTGTCGGTCAAGCCAGCCGATGCCTCGAAGGTGCCAAGCGACCTCCTCGCCTTCTTCGCCGACCGTCTGAAGGTCCAGCTCCGCGAGCAGGGCGCGCGGCACGATCTCGTCGATGCCGTGTTCGCGCTCGGCGGCCAGGACGATCTCCTGATGATCGTCCGCCGCGTCGAGGCGCTCGGCAAATTCCTGGAAAGCGATGACGGCAAGAACCTGCTCGCTGGCACCAAGCGCGCCAGCAACATCCTCTCCATCGAGGAGAAGAAGGACAAGCGCACGTTCGACGGCGCGCCCGATGCCGCGCTCTATGGCCTCGCTGAGGAGAAGGCGCTGGCGAAAGCGATCGACGAAGTGAAGGCGGAAGCCAGTGCCGCCGTCGCCAAGGAGGATTTTGCCGCCGCGATGCGCGCGATGGCGAAGTTGCGTCCGCCGGTCGATGCGTTCTTCGACAAGGTTCGCGTCAATGACGACGATGCCAAGGTGCGCGAGAACCGCCTGAAGCTCTTGAACGAGATCCGCAGCGCCACGCGCGCGGTGGCGGATTTCTCGAAGATCCAGGATTGA
- a CDS encoding glycine--tRNA ligase subunit alpha, with amino-acid sequence MDASLPAHMRPERSFQGFILALQRFWAEQGCVILQPYDMEMGAGTFHPATTLRALGPKPWNAAYVQPSRRPKDGRYGENPNRMQHYYQFQVIMKPSPPNLQELYLKSLAAIGIDSAVHDIRFVEDDWESPTLGAWGLGWECWCDGMEVSQFTYFQQVAGFECAPVAGELTYGLERLAMYVQGVDRVYDLNFNGRDGDAKVTYGDVFLQAEREYSKHNFEVADTAMLFEQFKMAEAACRKYLDAGWKDDKREAHLMALPAYDQCIKASHVFNLLDARGVISVTERQSYILRVRELAKACGEAWIHTEAGGAA; translated from the coding sequence ATGGACGCCTCATTGCCCGCCCATATGCGCCCGGAACGCTCGTTCCAGGGTTTTATCCTCGCGCTACAGCGGTTCTGGGCCGAGCAGGGCTGCGTGATCCTGCAGCCCTACGACATGGAGATGGGCGCGGGCACCTTCCATCCGGCGACCACGCTCCGCGCGCTCGGGCCGAAGCCCTGGAACGCCGCCTATGTTCAGCCCTCGCGCCGACCCAAGGACGGCCGCTACGGCGAGAACCCGAACCGGATGCAGCACTATTACCAGTTCCAGGTGATCATGAAGCCGTCGCCGCCGAACCTTCAGGAGCTGTACCTGAAGTCGCTCGCCGCGATCGGCATCGATAGCGCCGTGCACGACATCCGTTTCGTCGAGGACGATTGGGAGAGCCCGACGCTGGGCGCCTGGGGCCTCGGTTGGGAGTGCTGGTGCGACGGTATGGAGGTGAGCCAGTTCACCTATTTCCAGCAGGTCGCGGGCTTTGAATGCGCGCCGGTCGCGGGCGAGCTCACCTACGGGCTCGAGCGCCTCGCGATGTATGTGCAGGGCGTCGACCGCGTCTACGACCTCAATTTCAACGGCCGCGATGGCGACGCCAAGGTCACCTATGGCGACGTCTTCCTGCAGGCGGAGCGGGAATATTCGAAGCACAATTTCGAAGTCGCCGACACGGCGATGCTGTTCGAGCAGTTCAAGATGGCGGAAGCCGCCTGCAGGAAGTACCTCGATGCCGGCTGGAAGGACGACAAGCGCGAGGCGCATTTGATGGCGCTGCCGGCCTATGACCAGTGCATCAAGGCCAGTCATGTCTTCAACCTCCTGGATGCGCGCGGCGTGATCTCGGTGACCGAACGTCAGAGCTACATCTTGCGCGTGCGCGAATTGGCAAAAGCCTGTGGCGAGGCTTGGATCCATACTGAAGCGGGCGGAGCGGCCTGA
- a CDS encoding S49 family peptidase, whose amino-acid sequence MAEQLNDRESSGLADKLMQYLPARFRPGTAVVPVVRLSGVIGAVTPLRPGMTLAGVAKVLERAFSMRNAKAVALVINSPGGSPVQSRQIYLRIKQLAAEKKLPVLVFVEDVAASGGYMIACAGDEIICDPSSILGSIGVVGGSFGFQEAIRRLGIERRLYTAGEHKAMLDPFLPENPDDVAKLKTIQREIHQIFISLVKESRGARLKGADDTLFTGEYWAGESSVALGLADSIGDLRSTLRARYGDKVLTPVIAQPTGLLSGLLGRKSPGAGQLSALESMAGLPDELISAVETRAIWAKFGF is encoded by the coding sequence ATGGCCGAACAATTGAACGATCGTGAGAGTTCCGGCCTGGCCGACAAGCTCATGCAATATCTGCCGGCGCGCTTCCGCCCCGGCACTGCGGTGGTGCCGGTGGTGCGGCTGTCGGGCGTGATTGGCGCGGTGACGCCGCTGCGTCCCGGCATGACGCTCGCGGGCGTCGCCAAAGTGCTGGAGCGTGCGTTCTCGATGCGCAACGCCAAGGCGGTGGCGCTGGTGATCAATTCGCCCGGCGGCTCGCCGGTGCAGTCGCGTCAGATCTATCTGCGCATCAAGCAGCTCGCGGCGGAAAAGAAGCTGCCGGTGCTGGTGTTCGTCGAGGACGTCGCCGCCTCCGGCGGCTACATGATCGCCTGCGCCGGCGACGAGATCATCTGCGATCCATCTTCGATCCTCGGCTCGATCGGCGTGGTCGGCGGCAGCTTCGGTTTCCAGGAGGCGATCAGGCGGCTCGGCATCGAGCGGCGTCTCTACACGGCCGGCGAACACAAGGCGATGCTCGACCCGTTCCTGCCCGAAAATCCCGATGACGTCGCCAAGCTGAAGACGATCCAGCGTGAGATCCACCAGATCTTCATTTCGCTGGTGAAGGAGAGCCGCGGTGCGCGCCTCAAGGGCGCGGACGATACCCTGTTCACGGGCGAATACTGGGCCGGCGAGAGCTCGGTGGCGCTGGGACTTGCCGACAGCATCGGCGATCTCCGCTCAACTCTTCGTGCCCGGTATGGCGACAAGGTTCTCACCCCCGTGATCGCGCAGCCAACCGGGTTGCTGTCAGGTCTTTTGGGCCGGAAATCGCCCGGCGCGGGGCAGCTTTCGGCCCTGGAATCAATGGCCGGGCTGCCGGACGAGCTGATTTCGGCGGTCGAGACGCGGGCGATTTGGGCGAAATTCGGGTTCTAG